The Streptomyces racemochromogenes DNA segment TCGCCTTCAGGAACGGCTCGTCGCGCTCCTTGGACTTGCCGACGGGGGCGCCCTCGCCCTTGTCGCGGCCGAAGATGTCCTCCTGCTCCTGCAGGGGGGTGCGGTCCCAGGTCTCGATGTGCATCCGGATGCGCCGGGCGACCAGGTACGAGCCGCCGGTCAGCCAGTCGCTGCCGTCGCCCGCGCCGACCCACACGTGCTTGTCCAGGGCGGCCTTGTCGGTGCCGGAGATGTTCCGGGTGCCGTCCTTGAAGCCCATCATGTTGCGCGGGGTCTGCTCGTCGGGCGTGGTCGAGGAGGTCTTGCCGAAGCCGAGCTGCGACCAGCGGACGACGACCTTGCCGAAGCCGATGCGGGCCAGCTGGCGGATGGCGTGCACGGCGACCTGCGGGTCGTCGGCGCAGGCCTGGACGCACAGGTCGCCGCCGGAGCGGGCCTGGTCCAGGTTGTCGCCGGGGAAGAGCTCCAGGTCCACCAGGGCCTCGGGGCGCTTGCCCTCCAGACCGAAGCGGTCCTTGGCGAACAGCCCCGGGCCGAAGCCGATGGTCAGGGTGAGGCGGGAGGGCTTGAGGCCGAGGGCCTCGCCGGTGTCGGTGGGCGGCGCCTCGGGCGCGCCCTCGAACACGTCGCCGACCGGCAGGCCGGCCGTCATCAGCCGGGCCGCGGCCGTCCACTCCTTGAGGAGCGTGACCAGCTCGTCGCGGCTCTTCGTCTTCACGTCGAAGGCCGCGAAGTGCAGCCGGTCCTGGACGGCGCTCGCGATGCCGGCCTGGTGCTCGCCGTGGAAGGGCACGGCCGCCCCGGCGGAGGCCGCCGGGGAGAGGTCCGAGCCGCCGCCGAACGCGGCGACCGCGCCGCCGGCGGCGGCCGCCCCGACCGCCAGCCCCGCGCCGCCCCAGCCGAGGACGGCACGGCGCGACGGCGCGCCCGCGGCGCCCGTGGCGCCCGTGGTCTCTTCCGACACCTGGTCGGTCATGGTGCTTCTCCCGCCTCTGCCTGGATCCGGACTACTTGGCGACCGCGGCGGCCAGCTTGGACAGCGGCTCGCCCAGCGCGCTCACGGCGTCCGAGAGTTCCTTGCGCTCGGCCTCGCCGACCTTGTCGTAGGAGGTGAACTCGTAGCCGTTCTTGTCGGCGCGGTACTTGTCCAGGAGGGTGTTCATCGCGGCGAACTGGGTGTCCAGCTGCTTGGCGAGCTCCGGGTCGTTCTTGGCGGTGACCGCCTTCAGGAGCTCGTGGGACTTCTGGGCGCCCTCGACGTTGGCCTTGAAGTCGACCAGGTCGGTGTGGCTGTAGCGCTCTTCCTCGCCCGTCACCTTGCCGGTGGCGACCTCGTCGAGCAGCTCCTTGGCACCGTTGGCCATGGAGGTGGGGGTGATCTCGGCCTGGCCGACCTTCTTCTGCCATTCGGTCAGGTCGGTGATCAGGGTGTCGGCGAGCTTCTTGTCGTTGTCGTCGATCTTGTTGTCCTGGAAGAGGGACTTCTCCAGGCGGTGCCAGCCGGTCCAGTCCTTGGCCGGGTCCTGGCCGGCCTCCAGGCCGTCCTCGCGGACGTCGACCTTCGGGTCGACGTCGCCGAAGGACTCGGCGACGGGCTCGGTGCGCTCCCAGCCGATGCGGGAGGGGGCGTAGGCCTTCTTCGCCGCCTCCAGGTCGCCGGCCTTGACGGCGTCGGCGAAGGCCTGGGCCTTGGGCAGGGTCTCGTCGGCCTGCTCCTGGACGTACTTGCGGTACGCGGCGACCGCGGCGTCCAGCTCGGGGCTGCGCTTCTCGGTGCCGCCCTTGCCGGTGGCCTTGACCTGGGTGCGGATGCCGTCGCCCTTCATGCCGGGCTTGCAGGTGAAGGTGTAGGAGCCCGCCTTGATCTCGGCGGTGATGGTGGCCTTGGTGCCGGGGCCGATGTTCTCGCGCTCGGCGACGATCCGGTCGTCCGGGAAGAGCACGTACAGCTCGGTGACCTTGGAGCCCTTGTTCTCGACCTCGATGGTGACCTTGCCCGCCGGGAACTCGGTCTTCGAGACCTCGCAGGCGCTGTCGGTCGCGTTCACGTGGATCGCGCCGGAGCCGGCCTTGTCACTCTTCTCGGCGCAGCCGGTGACTGCGGTGAGCGCGGCGACGGCTGCGGCCGCGGTGAGGACGGTGAGGCGGGCGGGGCGCATGTGGGCTCCTGGCGGGGGTGGAGGCTGGACGAGGGCCGGTGAGGCGGACCTAACTTAACCGAGGCTTACCTGACCGATACCCAGTCGTCCAGTGATTCAGCTCTCACCTTCCGGCCACGGACACGAGCCCGTCACGGGCGTTCCATGACCGGCTCAAGCGAGGGTCAAGCGGGAGTCAAGTCGCCGTCCGCGTTCCGTGCGGAGCCGTTGTTACCGACCGGTTCGATCCCTTGCGGCGCCTGGGCGGGAGGTTGATCCGGAACGCCCGCGTCCCGTACCGGGAGCACCAGCGCAGCCCCCGTCCGGGGGTGCGCCGGCACCTCCGCCGACTGCCCGGGGACCCGGCTCGGGAGCCCGCCCACGAACACCTCCGCCGGGGGTCCGGCCGTCGGGATCCGGCCACCGTGCGGCACCGCCGCCCGGTCCGCGTACGCCGCCGCCGGGCGGCCCGGAGCTGACAATGCCCGTACACCGGGGCGTGCTTGAATGCCAGCGTGAACGATCTAGACGTGATCAGGGTCTTCTGCGCGGGTGACGGCCGCTTCGGCAACCTGCTCGGAGTCGTCCGCGACGGCCGCACCTGCCCCGACGACGACTCCCGGCAGGCCCTCGCCGCCGAACTGGGCTACAGCGAGACGGTGTTCGTCGACGACCCCGAGCGCGGGGTCGTCGACATCCGCACCCCCGGCACGCGGATGTCCTTCGCCGGACACCCGCTGGTCGGGGTCGCCTGGCTGCTGGACATCGAGGAGCTCCAGCCGCCGGCCGGCCCCGTATGGGCCCGCGACGACGGGGAGTTCACCTGGATCACCGCCCGCCCCGAGTGGGTCACCGGCAAGCGCACCGAGCAGTACGCCACCCCCGCCGACGTCGACGCCCTGCCGGCCCCGCCGCCCGGCGAGGGCTGGCTGTACGCGTGGGCCTGGGAGGACGAGGCCGCCGGACGGATCCGCGCCCGGGGCTTCCCCCGCCGCCCGGACGGGGCCATCACCGAGGACGAGGCCACCGGCTCGGCGGCGATCCTCCTCACCGCCCAGCTGAACCGCGCCCTCAACATCACCCAGGGCGCCGGCTCCCAGATCCTCACCGCCCCGGGCCCCGACGGCACGATCGAGATCGGCGGCCGCGTCCGCTTCGCCTCGTAGGCCTCGACCGCACCACAGGCCCGCGGGCACCGCGACCGGGCCCGGCGCCACGTCGGCGTGATGCGCGCCGAGGGGGCCGGGACGGTGCGTCCGCACCCGCCCCGGCCCCCTCACCCGAAACCGCCCGGTCAGGGCCCCGGCCTACGCGCTGAGCGGGAACTCCTCGCCCAGCTCGCGGAAGACCGCCCCGTTGAAGTCGAAGGCCCGCTTGCACTCGTCGATGATCCGCTGCTTCTCCAGGTCGTCCGCGGCGATCGCGTCCAGCAGCTCCCGGTAACCCCGCTTGAAGGCCGCCGGGTTGGAGATGTCCGCGAAGACGTAGAACCGCACCCCGTCGCCCTTGCGCTCGAAGCCCCACGTGCGCTCGGCCTTGTCCCGGATGATCTGGCCCCCGGAGAGGTCCCCCAGGTAGCGCGTGTAGTGGTGGGCCACGTACCCGCCCGGCCAGGACGCGGCGCACTCCGCGACCCGGGCCGCGTACGCCCGCGTCGCCGGCAGCGCGCTGACCGCGTCGCGCCAGCCGGTGCCCAGCAGGTGCGCCAGGTCGCGCTCGATCTCCGCGACGCGCATCAGCTCGGGCCGTATGAAGGGACCCGCCACCGGGTCGTCCCGCAGGGACGCGGCGCCGTCCTCCAGCGCCCGGTACACGAACCACAGCTGCTCGGTGTAGCGGGTGTACGCGTCCACACCGAGCCGCCCGCCGAGCAGGTCGCTCATGAAC contains these protein-coding regions:
- the efeB gene encoding iron uptake transporter deferrochelatase/peroxidase subunit — its product is MTDQVSEETTGATGAAGAPSRRAVLGWGGAGLAVGAAAAGGAVAAFGGGSDLSPAASAGAAVPFHGEHQAGIASAVQDRLHFAAFDVKTKSRDELVTLLKEWTAAARLMTAGLPVGDVFEGAPEAPPTDTGEALGLKPSRLTLTIGFGPGLFAKDRFGLEGKRPEALVDLELFPGDNLDQARSGGDLCVQACADDPQVAVHAIRQLARIGFGKVVVRWSQLGFGKTSSTTPDEQTPRNMMGFKDGTRNISGTDKAALDKHVWVGAGDGSDWLTGGSYLVARRIRMHIETWDRTPLQEQEDIFGRDKGEGAPVGKSKERDEPFLKAMKPEAHVRLAHPDSNDGATILRRGYSFTDGTDGLGRLDAGLFFLAYQRDVRKGFIPIQRRLAKADVLNEYIQHVGSAIFAVPPGVRDKDDWWGRSLFA
- the efeO gene encoding iron uptake system protein EfeO, giving the protein MRPARLTVLTAAAAVAALTAVTGCAEKSDKAGSGAIHVNATDSACEVSKTEFPAGKVTIEVENKGSKVTELYVLFPDDRIVAERENIGPGTKATITAEIKAGSYTFTCKPGMKGDGIRTQVKATGKGGTEKRSPELDAAVAAYRKYVQEQADETLPKAQAFADAVKAGDLEAAKKAYAPSRIGWERTEPVAESFGDVDPKVDVREDGLEAGQDPAKDWTGWHRLEKSLFQDNKIDDNDKKLADTLITDLTEWQKKVGQAEITPTSMANGAKELLDEVATGKVTGEEERYSHTDLVDFKANVEGAQKSHELLKAVTAKNDPELAKQLDTQFAAMNTLLDKYRADKNGYEFTSYDKVGEAERKELSDAVSALGEPLSKLAAAVAK
- a CDS encoding PhzF family phenazine biosynthesis protein, whose product is MNDLDVIRVFCAGDGRFGNLLGVVRDGRTCPDDDSRQALAAELGYSETVFVDDPERGVVDIRTPGTRMSFAGHPLVGVAWLLDIEELQPPAGPVWARDDGEFTWITARPEWVTGKRTEQYATPADVDALPAPPPGEGWLYAWAWEDEAAGRIRARGFPRRPDGAITEDEATGSAAILLTAQLNRALNITQGAGSQILTAPGPDGTIEIGGRVRFAS
- a CDS encoding heme oxygenase (biliverdin-producing) is translated as MDAFSTVIRVASHEQHTEAETSSFMSDLLGGRLGVDAYTRYTEQLWFVYRALEDGAASLRDDPVAGPFIRPELMRVAEIERDLAHLLGTGWRDAVSALPATRAYAARVAECAASWPGGYVAHHYTRYLGDLSGGQIIRDKAERTWGFERKGDGVRFYVFADISNPAAFKRGYRELLDAIAADDLEKQRIIDECKRAFDFNGAVFRELGEEFPLSA